The following proteins come from a genomic window of Triticum aestivum cultivar Chinese Spring chromosome 6A, IWGSC CS RefSeq v2.1, whole genome shotgun sequence:
- the LOC123128754 gene encoding uncharacterized protein isoform X3 encodes MAMALRTMAAKLKQKISAAVQWVRVSSHAPAHADTNLDPFGLEFRCRPLPGLRNQLPAGLRAGAVRRLLQQLRHPGRAAHRGRVRRRPLRPGLHRQVLHYLQLLTPLFHEWFITIVLSAVISVFHRLRLHMYVHE; translated from the exons ATGGCTATGGCGCTGCGCACCATGGCCGCGAAGCTGAAGCAGAAGATCTCCGCCGCTGTCCAGTGGGTTCGCGTCTCTTCTCATGCTCCG GCACATGCTGATACTAACCTCGACCCCTTTGGCCTAGAGTTTCG CTGCCGACCTCTTCCTGGGCTTCGCAACCAGCTTCCAGCAGGTCTACGCGCTGGCGCAGTGCGACGTTTACTGCAGCAACTACGTCACCCAGGCCGTGCAGCGCATCGCGGTCGAGTGCGGCGGCGCCCCCTCCGGCCAGGTCTACATCGACAAGTGCTACATTACCTACAGCTACTAACCCCACTATTTCATGAATGGTTCATTACAATAGTTCTTTCTGCAGtaatttcagtgtttcatagattAAGATTACATATGTATGTTCATGAATGA
- the LOC123128754 gene encoding uncharacterized protein isoform X2 has protein sequence MAMALRTMAAKLKQKISAAVQWVRVSSHAPAHADTNLDPFGLEFRRALEKIVEKHRKRRRNEALACGAGFSLGALTFLLGLPTSSWASQPASSRSTRWRSATFTAATTSPRPCSASRSSAAAPPPARSTSTSATLPTATNPTIS, from the exons ATGGCTATGGCGCTGCGCACCATGGCCGCGAAGCTGAAGCAGAAGATCTCCGCCGCTGTCCAGTGGGTTCGCGTCTCTTCTCATGCTCCG GCACATGCTGATACTAACCTCGACCCCTTTGGCCTAGAGTTTCG CCGGGCACTGGAGAAGATTGTAGAGAAACACAGGAAGAGGCGGAGGAACGAGGCCTTGGCCTGTGGTGCTGGCTTCAGTCTTGGAGCACTCACCTTTTTGCTTGGG CTGCCGACCTCTTCCTGGGCTTCGCAACCAGCTTCCAGCAGGTCTACGCGCTGGCGCAGTGCGACGTTTACTGCAGCAACTACGTCACCCAGGCCGTGCAGCGCATCGCGGTCGAGTGCGGCGGCGCCCCCTCCGGCCAGGTCTACATCGACAAGTGCTACATTACCTACAGCTACTAACCCCACTATTTCATGA
- the LOC123128754 gene encoding uncharacterized protein isoform X1, with amino-acid sequence MTHTSSPCLFSFQDPPRHGRHGPGRRAGLLHPHSKSRASVRGETAARKTHGETLAVVISLVQICLGWWRYGYGAAHHGREAEAEDLRRCPVGSRLFSCSAADLFLGFATSFQQVYALAQCDVYCSNYVTQAVQRIAVECGGAPSGQVYIDKCYITYSY; translated from the exons ATGACACACACCTCCTCAccttgtctcttctccttccaagATCCACCACGCCACGGTCGCCATGGGCCTGGACGGCGCGCCGGCCTGCTCCATCCCCACTCAAAATCTCGAGCGTCTGTGCGTGGGGAGACGGCGGCCAGAAAGACGCATGGGGAAACCCTAGCCGTCGTCATCTCGCTCGTCCAGATCTGCTTGGGTTGGTGGAGGTATGGCTATGGCGCTGCGCACCATGGCCGCGAAGCTGAAGCAGAAGATCTCCGCCGCTGTCCAGTGGGTTCGCGTCTCTTCTCATGCTCCG CTGCCGACCTCTTCCTGGGCTTCGCAACCAGCTTCCAGCAGGTCTACGCGCTGGCGCAGTGCGACGTTTACTGCAGCAACTACGTCACCCAGGCCGTGCAGCGCATCGCGGTCGAGTGCGGCGGCGCCCCCTCCGGCCAGGTCTACATCGACAAGTGCTACATTACCTACAGCTACTAA
- the LOC123128754 gene encoding uncharacterized protein isoform X4 yields MAMALRTMAAKLKQKISAAVQWVRVSSHAPAHADTNLDPFGLEFRRALEKIVEKHRKRRRNEALACAADLFLGFATSFQQVYALAQCDVYCSNYVTQAVQRIAVECGGAPSGQVYIDKCYITYSY; encoded by the exons ATGGCTATGGCGCTGCGCACCATGGCCGCGAAGCTGAAGCAGAAGATCTCCGCCGCTGTCCAGTGGGTTCGCGTCTCTTCTCATGCTCCG GCACATGCTGATACTAACCTCGACCCCTTTGGCCTAGAGTTTCG CCGGGCACTGGAGAAGATTGTAGAGAAACACAGGAAGAGGCGGAGGAACGAGGCCTTGGCCTGTG CTGCCGACCTCTTCCTGGGCTTCGCAACCAGCTTCCAGCAGGTCTACGCGCTGGCGCAGTGCGACGTTTACTGCAGCAACTACGTCACCCAGGCCGTGCAGCGCATCGCGGTCGAGTGCGGCGGCGCCCCCTCCGGCCAGGTCTACATCGACAAGTGCTACATTACCTACAGCTACTAA